A stretch of the Planktothricoides raciborskii GIHE-MW2 genome encodes the following:
- a CDS encoding glycosyltransferase family protein, with translation MKTVIIVQARMTSTRLPGKVMKRVLGKPLLEYQMERLRRVKLADEIVIATTTNQTDKPIVELCNSLSVAHFRGSEADVLDRYYQAATAHQATVVVRVTSDCPLIDPQVIDRVIDYYLQNQSTYDYVSNGIKRTYPRGMDTEVFSFSVLEQAFLEATAQPDREHVTPFIYRQPERYRLGHVLYAEDCSHHRWTVDTPEDFELIKKIIETIYPNQPNFTLEDCLQLLQQHPEWYFINSHIEQKQYGQ, from the coding sequence ATGAAAACGGTGATAATTGTTCAAGCGAGAATGACTTCTACCCGCTTACCAGGAAAGGTGATGAAGCGGGTATTAGGAAAACCCTTGCTCGAATATCAAATGGAAAGACTGCGACGAGTAAAATTAGCTGATGAAATCGTCATTGCAACGACGACTAATCAAACAGATAAACCTATTGTTGAGTTATGTAACTCTCTGTCAGTTGCTCACTTTCGCGGTTCTGAAGCCGACGTTTTAGACAGATATTATCAAGCTGCCACCGCACATCAAGCAACTGTGGTCGTTCGGGTGACTTCTGATTGTCCTTTAATTGACCCGCAAGTTATCGATCGCGTCATTGATTATTATCTGCAAAATCAATCAACTTATGATTATGTGTCCAACGGCATAAAACGAACTTATCCTAGAGGGATGGATACTGAAGTGTTTTCTTTTTCAGTATTGGAACAAGCCTTTCTAGAAGCCACAGCACAACCAGACCGCGAGCACGTTACTCCTTTTATTTATCGACAACCAGAACGATATCGTTTGGGTCACGTTCTTTATGCTGAAGATTGTAGTCACCATCGCTGGACCGTAGATACTCCCGAAGATTTTGAATTAATTAAAAAAATCATTGAAACGATTTATCCTAATCAACCTAATTTTACATTAGAAGATTGCTTGCAGTTACTGCAACAACATCCAGAATGGTATTTTATTAATAGTCATATAGAACAGAAACAGTATGGACAGTAA
- a CDS encoding pseudaminic acid biosynthesis-associated methylase — translation MDSKSMNPQNIDFQTEQEKFWSQEFGDEYTHRNQGKISIASNLALFSKILARTQNINSLIEFGANRGLNIEAIKQLMPKIKISAIEINNLAVEKLQQIGGEIEIYHQSILNFIPTKIWDFVLIKGVLIHVNPDYLKKVYETLYQSSSRYICLVEYYNPTPVEVIYRGHQGKLFKRDFAGEMLDQYLNLHLVDYGFVYHRDRNFPQDDLTWFLLEKIS, via the coding sequence ATGGACAGTAAATCAATGAATCCCCAAAATATAGACTTTCAGACAGAACAAGAAAAATTTTGGAGCCAAGAGTTTGGAGATGAATATACTCATCGCAATCAAGGCAAAATTTCTATCGCGAGTAATCTAGCTTTATTTTCTAAAATTTTGGCTCGGACTCAAAACATTAATTCATTAATTGAATTTGGTGCAAATAGAGGGCTAAATATAGAAGCCATAAAACAACTAATGCCCAAAATAAAAATATCTGCTATTGAAATTAACAATTTAGCAGTTGAAAAATTGCAACAGATAGGGGGGGAGATAGAAATATATCATCAGTCAATCTTGAACTTTATCCCCACAAAAATTTGGGATTTTGTATTAATTAAGGGCGTTTTAATTCATGTCAATCCCGATTATTTAAAAAAAGTTTATGAGACACTTTATCAAAGTAGCAGCCGCTATATTTGTTTAGTGGAGTATTATAACCCAACTCCCGTTGAGGTGATTTATCGAGGTCATCAAGGAAAATTATTTAAGCGAGATTTTGCCGGAGAAATGCTCGATCAGTATCTAAATTTACATTTAGTAGATTATGGTTTCGTCTATCATCGCGATCGCAACTTTCCTCAAGACGATTTAACTTGGTTCTTACTAGAAAAAATTTCCTAA